Proteins found in one Acinetobacter sp. XH1741 genomic segment:
- a CDS encoding SGNH/GDSL hydrolase family protein, with protein MKLYQATLFSFVLFTSFTRAEVPNNQWVTTWSASPQKVWNKDFVFPTFIPEQISNQTIRQVSQISLGGEAIRLVFTNQYGEQPLYIDKTTIGLANAVSLKSKSAYPVYFSGQLKAKILPGKQLVSDPIELAVPDHTQLVVNSFIQKPTTFKTFHWDAKQTSWLISGNQTTTLNTPTDAKTTTARLLLSAIEVKPKQKAHVVAVIGDSITDGATATLDANSRWTDFLAKRLSAHHVAVINSGISGNRLLTEGMGDSVIKRLNSEVFQYSGVKTLIVLIGINDISWPGTAFAPKQQTPSFEALTQGYQRVVNEAHQHGIQVIGATLLPFAGALPNTPLDNYYQPNKDQLRERINQWMRTSHTFDGVLDLDQGLKDPKHPNRLNPVYDSGDHLHPNDRGNQHMAELVNLNQIIHN; from the coding sequence ATGAAACTTTATCAAGCCACTCTATTTTCTTTTGTTTTATTTACAAGCTTTACACGAGCAGAAGTACCAAATAACCAATGGGTAACGACTTGGTCTGCTAGCCCCCAAAAAGTCTGGAATAAAGACTTCGTTTTTCCAACATTCATTCCAGAGCAAATATCTAATCAGACAATTAGACAGGTGAGCCAAATTAGCTTAGGTGGTGAAGCTATCCGACTTGTTTTTACCAATCAATATGGCGAACAGCCGCTTTATATTGATAAAACAACGATTGGTTTAGCAAACGCAGTAAGCCTGAAATCTAAGAGCGCCTATCCTGTTTATTTTTCTGGTCAGCTTAAAGCAAAAATTTTACCAGGCAAACAACTGGTGAGTGACCCAATCGAGTTAGCTGTCCCTGACCATACTCAATTGGTGGTCAATAGCTTTATTCAAAAGCCTACAACATTTAAAACTTTTCATTGGGATGCAAAACAAACCAGTTGGCTCATTAGTGGCAACCAGACAACAACTTTAAATACGCCAACCGATGCCAAAACCACAACGGCGCGATTATTATTGTCGGCTATAGAAGTAAAACCAAAACAGAAAGCACATGTGGTTGCAGTCATTGGAGACTCGATTACCGATGGTGCAACCGCGACTTTAGATGCTAATAGTAGGTGGACCGACTTTTTAGCTAAACGTTTATCAGCACACCATGTGGCTGTGATTAATAGCGGAATTTCAGGAAATCGCCTACTTACCGAAGGTATGGGCGATAGTGTTATAAAACGTCTAAACAGTGAGGTGTTTCAATATTCAGGTGTTAAAACTTTAATTGTTTTGATTGGTATTAATGATATTTCATGGCCCGGCACGGCTTTCGCTCCTAAACAACAAACACCTTCTTTTGAAGCCTTAACCCAAGGTTATCAACGTGTTGTGAATGAAGCTCATCAACACGGTATTCAGGTCATTGGAGCTACCTTACTTCCGTTTGCAGGTGCTTTACCGAACACCCCTTTAGATAATTACTATCAACCCAATAAAGATCAATTACGTGAGCGCATCAACCAATGGATGAGAACCAGTCATACCTTTGATGGTGTACTTGACCTTGATCAAGGCTTAAAAGATCCTAAGCACCCTAATCGCTTAAATCCAGTTTATGATTCTGGAGATCATCTACACCCCAATGATCGTGGAAATCAACACATGGCAGAATTGGTAAATTTAAATCAAATAATTCACAATTAA
- a CDS encoding isovaleryl-CoA dehydrogenase, which translates to MNLRSLNFGLDETLIALQDSVAAFCAKEIAPIAQQVDQDNKFPAHLWKKFGDMGLLGMTVSEEYGGANMGYLAHIIAMQEISRASAAIGLSYGAHSNLCVNQINRNGNEQQKQKYLPKLISGEYVGALAMSEPNAGSDVVSMKLRAEQKGDHFVLNGSKMWITNGGDADVLVVYAKTDPQAGAKGMTAFLIEKGMKGFSHGNHLDKLGMRGSNTYPLFFDNVEVPAENVLGGVGNGTKVLMSGLDYERAVLSAGPLGIMDACLDVVIPYLHQREQFGQALGEFQLMQGKLADMYSTWLACKALVYAVGAACDKADHDRSLRKDAASAILYAAEKATWMAGEAIQTLGGNGYINEFPAGRLWRDAKLYEIGAGTSEIRRMLIGRELFNETK; encoded by the coding sequence ATGAACCTACGCAGCTTGAATTTCGGTCTAGATGAAACTTTAATTGCACTTCAAGATTCAGTAGCGGCATTTTGTGCAAAGGAAATTGCACCTATTGCCCAACAAGTTGATCAAGACAATAAATTCCCTGCACACCTCTGGAAAAAGTTCGGAGATATGGGCCTTTTAGGCATGACGGTTTCTGAAGAATATGGCGGTGCCAATATGGGTTATTTAGCTCATATTATTGCTATGCAAGAAATTTCTCGTGCTTCGGCAGCCATTGGTTTGTCTTACGGTGCTCATTCTAATTTATGTGTAAACCAAATTAACCGTAACGGTAACGAGCAGCAAAAACAAAAGTATTTACCAAAACTGATTTCTGGTGAATATGTGGGTGCCCTTGCGATGTCTGAACCAAATGCAGGTTCTGATGTGGTCAGCATGAAATTACGTGCTGAGCAAAAAGGCGATCACTTCGTTTTAAACGGTTCAAAAATGTGGATCACCAACGGTGGTGATGCAGATGTACTCGTAGTTTATGCCAAAACTGACCCACAAGCTGGTGCAAAAGGCATGACCGCTTTCTTAATTGAAAAAGGCATGAAAGGCTTTAGTCACGGCAACCATTTAGACAAACTCGGTATGCGCGGTTCTAACACTTACCCACTGTTCTTTGACAATGTAGAAGTCCCTGCTGAAAACGTACTCGGTGGTGTCGGTAACGGCACAAAAGTACTGATGAGTGGTTTGGACTATGAACGTGCAGTTTTGAGTGCTGGGCCTTTAGGCATTATGGATGCCTGCTTAGATGTAGTCATTCCATACTTACACCAACGTGAACAGTTTGGTCAGGCTTTAGGTGAATTCCAGCTTATGCAAGGCAAACTTGCCGATATGTATTCAACTTGGTTGGCATGTAAAGCCCTCGTTTATGCTGTTGGTGCTGCATGTGATAAAGCTGACCATGACCGCAGTCTACGTAAAGATGCCGCAAGTGCCATTTTATATGCTGCTGAAAAAGCAACATGGATGGCGGGTGAAGCCATTCAAACTTTAGGTGGCAACGGTTATATCAATGAATTCCCTGCTGGCCGTTTATGGCGTGATGCAAAACTTTATGAAATTGGTGCCGGAACTTCTGAAATTCGCCGCATGTTAATTGGCCGCGAACTCTTCAATGAAACCAAATAA
- a CDS encoding AMP-binding protein: MQQERLSYASGPSTQPLLGMTIGEQFDQACRQYAEKEAIVSFHQNRRLTYKALQDEVNAFACSLLKLGLKKGDRLAIWSPNCVEWTVTQFAAFKAGIILVNLNTAYKSHELEYVLNKVSCKGLIIASQFKTTDYQELLTKIAPELTNSSDKVLSSAQLPHLKFVIKIDDQQHTGIYRFSDLVTTPTSEQLEQLKQLAKQLQFDETINIQFTSGTTGNPKGTMLTHHNILNNGYFVGEGIRLTPQDRVCISVPLFHCFGMVMGNLACITHGATMVYPSAVFNPLETLKAIHQERCTAAYGVPTMFIATLEHEQFNEFDLSSLRTGIMAGSPCPREIMQRVIDRMHMSEITICYGMTETSPVSVQSSVNDSIDKRVSTVGHVHPHVEIKIVDLEGRIVPQGTLGELCVRGYSVMAGYWGEEEKTREVIDSAGWMHTGDIAEMDQDGFIKIKGRIKDVVIRGGENLFPKEIEDFLYTHPDVSDVQVIGLPDARYGEELCACIILHEHHQIDEDSIRQFCKEHISHNKVPRYVRFFNEFPMTASGKAQKFKLQEIMRAELNLTGNVFD; encoded by the coding sequence ATGCAACAAGAACGGTTAAGCTACGCCTCGGGACCAAGTACACAGCCCTTATTGGGTATGACCATTGGTGAACAATTTGATCAGGCCTGTCGGCAATATGCAGAAAAGGAAGCAATCGTTAGTTTTCATCAAAACAGACGATTAACCTATAAAGCTTTACAGGATGAAGTCAATGCTTTTGCTTGTAGCCTGTTAAAGTTGGGCTTGAAAAAAGGAGATCGGTTAGCCATCTGGTCGCCTAATTGCGTGGAATGGACGGTTACACAATTCGCAGCTTTTAAAGCAGGGATTATTTTAGTCAATCTAAATACAGCTTATAAAAGCCATGAACTTGAATATGTATTGAATAAAGTCTCATGCAAAGGATTGATTATTGCTTCACAGTTCAAAACGACTGATTACCAAGAATTACTCACAAAAATTGCCCCTGAGTTAACTAACAGTTCCGATAAAGTGCTTAGTTCGGCGCAACTGCCACATTTAAAATTTGTCATTAAAATCGATGACCAACAACATACGGGTATTTATCGCTTTAGTGATTTAGTCACTACACCAACGTCTGAACAGCTAGAACAATTAAAACAATTAGCGAAGCAACTTCAGTTTGATGAAACCATTAATATTCAGTTTACCTCAGGTACAACCGGTAACCCTAAAGGGACCATGTTGACCCATCATAATATTTTAAATAATGGTTATTTTGTCGGTGAAGGGATTCGTTTAACCCCTCAAGATCGCGTTTGTATTTCTGTACCGTTGTTTCATTGTTTTGGTATGGTCATGGGCAATTTAGCCTGTATTACCCATGGGGCAACCATGGTTTATCCATCGGCTGTATTTAATCCTTTAGAAACTTTAAAAGCGATTCATCAAGAACGTTGTACGGCAGCTTATGGTGTACCAACCATGTTTATTGCCACTTTAGAACATGAACAGTTTAATGAGTTTGACTTATCGAGTTTAAGAACGGGCATTATGGCAGGCAGTCCTTGCCCACGTGAAATTATGCAGCGGGTTATAGACCGTATGCATATGTCCGAAATCACCATTTGTTATGGTATGACTGAAACCTCGCCAGTCAGTGTACAAAGTTCGGTAAACGATTCAATTGATAAACGAGTAAGCACAGTTGGGCATGTTCATCCGCATGTTGAAATTAAAATTGTCGATTTAGAAGGGCGGATTGTTCCGCAAGGCACGTTAGGTGAGCTATGTGTTCGTGGTTATTCTGTGATGGCGGGTTATTGGGGCGAAGAAGAAAAGACCCGAGAAGTCATTGATTCGGCTGGCTGGATGCACACGGGTGACATTGCCGAAATGGATCAAGACGGTTTTATTAAAATTAAAGGCCGTATTAAAGATGTCGTGATCCGTGGTGGGGAAAATCTCTTTCCAAAAGAAATTGAAGACTTCTTATATACCCATCCAGATGTAAGTGATGTACAGGTCATTGGCTTACCAGATGCTAGATATGGTGAAGAACTCTGTGCTTGTATTATTTTGCATGAACATCATCAAATTGATGAAGACAGCATTCGCCAATTCTGCAAAGAGCACATTTCTCATAATAAAGTGCCGCGTTATGTCCGATTCTTTAATGAGTTTCCAATGACTGCTTCAGGCAAAGCTCAAAAGTTTAAATTGCAGGAAATTATGCGTGCCGAGCTTAATTTAACGGGAAATGTCTTTGATTAA
- a CDS encoding DcaP family trimeric outer membrane transporter: MKVLNTTIYKSALAVSVSLLMSSAFAEQVNPELEQLRQEVNELRAMLQTNIQTQKSLTQASVEQTTPVVTQAPQSIQQVLTKSGTEFNLYGYIRADASYQIKGASTMYNNISGVPLEHTPEETAQKDQLHSTVYVTRFGLNFKTPTTAGDVGGKLEMDFFGAATRDQFRIRHAYLTFDKWLIGQTWSTFIAPEYYPETIDAGTFVGSALLRSPMVRYSDNLTANTSFVVSVEDPKYTAATDPDNKMRLPALVGRLNHKFANGSMLSGRSFVAEKRTNNDSEWAWGVGLGGKYQMTPDTLLKADYYHVKGDGRFLLWSNSGYAIDDQNNMHSNEFDTVSLGITHQFTPKIRSTLAYGYMKAKDDNRFAELQHNSTTQNKELWQGWVNTMYNPYKPITLGVEYVYGERETFDGRNGIDNRFNMIASYDF, from the coding sequence ATGAAAGTTTTAAATACAACGATTTACAAAAGTGCTTTGGCGGTTTCTGTGTCTTTGCTTATGTCTTCTGCCTTTGCAGAACAAGTAAACCCTGAGTTAGAACAACTTCGCCAAGAAGTAAACGAACTACGGGCAATGCTACAAACCAATATACAAACTCAAAAATCTTTAACACAGGCAAGCGTAGAGCAGACAACTCCTGTAGTCACTCAAGCACCACAATCTATACAGCAAGTATTAACTAAGTCTGGTACAGAATTTAACTTATATGGATATATACGAGCAGATGCTTCTTATCAAATTAAGGGTGCATCTACCATGTATAACAATATTAGCGGGGTTCCACTTGAACACACGCCAGAGGAAACTGCCCAGAAAGACCAATTGCACAGTACAGTCTATGTTACGCGTTTCGGGTTGAATTTTAAAACACCAACAACTGCTGGTGATGTGGGCGGAAAATTGGAAATGGACTTCTTTGGGGCCGCCACTCGTGATCAGTTTCGTATACGCCATGCTTATCTAACTTTTGATAAATGGCTTATTGGTCAAACATGGTCGACATTTATTGCACCTGAATATTATCCAGAAACGATTGATGCAGGTACATTTGTAGGTAGTGCTTTACTTAGATCGCCAATGGTTCGCTATAGCGATAATTTAACGGCAAATACAAGTTTTGTAGTATCGGTTGAAGACCCGAAATATACAGCGGCCACAGACCCAGATAATAAAATGCGCTTACCTGCTTTAGTCGGACGTTTAAATCATAAATTTGCCAATGGTTCGATGCTTTCAGGCCGTAGTTTTGTTGCTGAAAAAAGAACGAATAATGATAGTGAATGGGCTTGGGGTGTAGGCCTAGGCGGTAAATACCAAATGACCCCAGATACTTTACTTAAAGCCGATTATTACCATGTTAAGGGGGATGGACGTTTCTTGTTATGGAGCAACAGTGGCTATGCAATAGATGATCAAAACAACATGCATAGCAATGAATTTGATACGGTATCTTTGGGCATAACTCATCAATTTACACCGAAAATTCGCTCGACTTTAGCTTATGGCTATATGAAAGCCAAAGATGATAACCGTTTTGCCGAATTACAACATAATAGTACCACTCAAAATAAAGAGCTTTGGCAGGGCTGGGTAAATACCATGTATAACCCATACAAACCCATTACTTTAGGTGTTGAATATGTATATGGTGAACGAGAAACTTTCGATGGCCGAAACGGCATTGATAACCGCTTTAACATGATAGCAAGTTATGATTTCTAA
- a CDS encoding TetR/AcrR family transcriptional regulator codes for MSYKRSSLMQERMEQNRKSILNSARKIISEGGFKDAQIQTIAEQAGVSSGLVYRYFDNKSQVLIEVLSDAINTELLVIDSITESGLSAKQKLHKAVATFVKRALNSPQLAYSLMFEPVDSTVEHERFRVKQLIKQSIKKILADGNASGEFVLDDLNTAALCVVGAMTYVVVEPLDPAQNTKFDHEHKDYFSKQIADFCVDAVQKK; via the coding sequence ATGAGCTATAAACGATCATCTTTAATGCAAGAGCGGATGGAGCAAAATCGAAAGTCGATTTTGAATTCAGCCAGAAAAATAATTTCAGAGGGAGGGTTTAAAGACGCGCAAATACAAACAATTGCAGAGCAAGCGGGCGTATCAAGTGGTCTGGTTTATCGCTACTTCGATAATAAAAGCCAAGTGTTGATTGAGGTTTTGTCTGATGCCATTAATACAGAACTCTTGGTGATTGATTCGATTACCGAAAGTGGCTTATCGGCAAAGCAGAAATTACACAAAGCGGTGGCAACCTTTGTAAAACGGGCACTCAATAGTCCTCAGCTTGCATATTCACTCATGTTTGAACCCGTCGATTCAACGGTTGAACATGAGCGTTTTCGTGTGAAGCAATTGATTAAACAAAGTATTAAAAAAATACTGGCAGATGGAAATGCAAGTGGTGAGTTTGTCTTGGATGACTTAAACACAGCAGCACTTTGTGTAGTTGGTGCCATGACCTATGTAGTGGTTGAACCCCTAGACCCAGCTCAAAATACAAAGTTTGATCATGAGCATAAAGACTATTTTTCAAAACAGATTGCTGACTTTTGTGTAGATGCTGTGCAGAAGAAATAG
- a CDS encoding class I SAM-dependent methyltransferase → MAKDFTSLKVVEGYDAHIRKLIPGYEVIHLQVDAILQSVLPPNAHILIVGCGTGYELEYLLKRHPDWKFTAVDPSLTMLQKAQKQVELLDKSSQVTFIHGDTSALPVEPCFDAALSILVAHFVADEIKPTFFKDIYECLKEKAVLLTYDLMTCINPKQLQALRYLCLAQGLTEQQCQKMLERMAQDFFSLTSEGYIKLLEKTGFESVEPYTQILTYQGFIAKK, encoded by the coding sequence ATGGCAAAAGACTTTACTAGCCTAAAGGTAGTCGAAGGATATGACGCGCATATTCGTAAATTAATTCCGGGTTATGAAGTCATCCATCTACAGGTGGATGCCATTTTGCAATCGGTACTACCACCAAATGCTCATATCTTAATTGTGGGCTGTGGTACAGGGTATGAACTCGAATATTTACTTAAAAGACATCCTGACTGGAAATTTACAGCAGTTGATCCTTCTTTAACCATGCTGCAAAAAGCCCAAAAACAGGTTGAACTTTTAGATAAATCTTCACAAGTCACCTTCATACATGGTGATACTTCAGCACTGCCTGTTGAACCTTGTTTCGATGCTGCACTTTCTATTCTTGTGGCGCATTTCGTTGCCGATGAGATAAAGCCCACATTCTTTAAAGACATTTATGAATGCTTAAAAGAGAAAGCAGTTTTGCTTACTTATGACCTCATGACTTGTATAAACCCAAAGCAGCTTCAAGCTTTACGTTATCTATGCTTGGCACAAGGTTTAACCGAACAACAATGTCAAAAAATGTTAGAGCGTATGGCACAAGACTTTTTTAGCCTGACATCTGAGGGATATATAAAACTTTTGGAAAAAACTGGCTTTGAAAGTGTAGAACCTTATACGCAAATTTTGACTTATCAGGGGTTTATTGCAAAAAAATAA